From the genome of Triticum aestivum cultivar Chinese Spring chromosome 3B, IWGSC CS RefSeq v2.1, whole genome shotgun sequence, one region includes:
- the LOC123064231 gene encoding keratin-associated protein 5-9-like codes for MAAGGASLLAAVVFSMLVMSSLGRPRPLCSDCDTQCRANCTAEVKTSCSSYCSGGGGGPREGCRRNILQQCTANGICCSSNGTCTCDCNTVAESGCKGVTDATQLCDPCMRGIFDQCFPTCNKDCNNNCKKKGCHHA; via the coding sequence ATGGCTGCAGGTGGGGCTTCTCTTCTTGCTGCTGTTGTTTTCTCCATGCTGGTCATGTCTTCCCTGGGGCGTCCGAGGCCTTTATGCAGTGACTGTGACACACAATGTCGTGCCAACTGCACTGCAGAGGTTAAAACCTCCTGCAGCAGTTactgcagcggcggtggcggcggccctcGGGAGGGCTGCCGTAGAAATATCTTGCAGCAGTGCACTGCAAATGGTATCTGCTGCAGTAGCAACGGCACCTGCACTTGTGACTGCAACACTGTAGCTGAAAGTGGTTGCAAGGGGGTCACCGACGCCACCCAACTTTGCGACCCTTGCATGCGCGGCATCTTCGACCAGTGCTTTCCCACCTGTAACAAGGACTGCAACAACAACTGCAAGAAGAAAGGGTGCCACCATGCCTAG